The Lycium ferocissimum isolate CSIRO_LF1 chromosome 1, AGI_CSIRO_Lferr_CH_V1, whole genome shotgun sequence genome includes a region encoding these proteins:
- the LOC132053798 gene encoding carboxyl-terminal-processing peptidase 3, chloroplastic codes for METFCSNFDLGSSIPFSISKSLINPTSRPLFSCRFSSINHGKTPRFRGVVPQALGRKEAIAQFKKKDFLEENENLVMWVGKGVTGLAAALSLLCNSPALAESLTVAFPVSHTPEVNTVQRTLVEAWGLIRETFVDPTFNHQDWDLKLQQTMVEMFPLRSEDAAYSKVRGMLSTLGDPYTRIISPKEYQSFRIGSDGNLQGVGLFVSVEPNTGHLVVLSCVENSPAARAGIHEGDELLEINGERLDGVDSETAAQKLRGRAGTIVTVKVHKGNGAGVSGYREVKLPREVIKLSPISSTIIPHKMPDGRLLKTGYVKLSNFSQSAAMDMENTIEEMENQGVQSYILDLRNNPGGLVAAGLDVAQIWLDGDETLVNTIDRDGNMAPISMVNGHAVTRDPLVVLVNEGSASASEILAGALHDNGRAILVGHKTFGKGKIQSVTQLHDGSALFVTVAKYLSPALHDIDQVGITPDVQCTVDMLNSPKDIFKDRSASSSSLETDSCIIVAEHELDNQESKGSTS; via the exons ATGGAAACTTTCTGCTCAAATTTTGATCTTGGATCATCAATCCCCTTCTCAATCTCCAAATCTTTGATAAATCCCACTTCAAGACCATTATTTTCTTGTAGATTTTCATCCATAAATCATGGTAAAACACCAAGATTTAGAGGGGTTGTTCCCCAAGCTCTTGGCAGAAAAGAGGCTATTGCACAGTTCAAGAAGAAGGATTTTCTTGAAGAGAATGAAAATTTGGTGATGTGGGTAGGGAAAGGAGTTACTGGATTAGCTGCTGCTTTGTCCTTGTTGTGTAATTCTCCAGCTTTGGCTGAGTCTTTAACTGTAGCATTTCCTGTCTCTCACACACCTGAG GTAAATACAGTTCAGAGGACCTTAGTTGAGGCTTGGGGCTTGATTAGAGAGACATTCGTAGATCCAACTTTCAATCATCAAG ATTGGGATTTGAAACTGCAACAAACGATGGTAGAAATGTTCCCATTGAGGTCCGAAGATGCTGCCTATAGCAAAGTCAGGGGAATGCTATCTACACTTGGAGATCCCTATACACGCATTATTAGTCCTAAG GAGTACCAAAGTTTTAGAATAGGAAGTGATGGAAATTTACAAGGCGTTGGCCTCTTCGTCAGTGTTGAACCAAATACAGGGCACCTG GTTGTTTTGTCCTGTGTGGAGAATAGCCCAGCTGCACGTGCTGGTATTCATGAAGGAGATGAATTGCTTGAGATAAATG GTGAGAGACTTGACGGAGTTGACAGTGAAACCGCAGCTCAAAAACTGAGAGGCCGTGCTGGTACAATTGTTACAGTCAAAGTTCACAAA GGTAATGGTGCAGGAGTATCTGGTTACCGAGAG gttaaacTACCTCGTGAAGTGATTAAGCTTTCACCAATATCCAGTACCATCATCCCTCATAAAATGCCTGATGGTCGTCTCTTGAAAACTGGATATGTAAAGTTGTCAAACTTCTCTCAG TCTGCTGCTATGGACATGGAAAATACAATTGAGGAGATGGAAAATCAGGGTGTACAATCATATATACTAGATCTTCGGAATAATCCT GGAGGTCTGGTTGCAGCTGGGTTGGATGTTGCCCAGATATGGCTAGACGGCGATGAGACTCTTGTGAACACTATTGACAGGGATGGAAATATGGCACCAATTAGCATGGTCAATGGACATGCTGTAACACGCGATCCACTCGTTGTCCTT GTGAATGAGGGAAGTGCAAGTGCTAGTGAGATTCTGGCGGGGGCACTCCATGACAATGGCCGTGCAATCCTTGTCGGGCATAAAACTTTTGGGAAAGGAAAGATACAG AGTGTTACACAGTTGCACGACGGATCAGCTCTATTTGTTACAGTAGCCAAGTATTTGTCTCCAGCACTTCATGACATCGATCAAGTGGGAATAACACCTGATGTTCAGTGTACAGTTGACATGCTTAATTCACCCAAAGACATCTTCAAGGACAGAAGTGCATCCTCATCATCTTTGGAGACAGATTCTTGCATCATTGTTGCAGAACATGAATTGGATAATCAAGAATCCAAGGGCTCTACTTCTTGA